A stretch of Gemmatimonadota bacterium DNA encodes these proteins:
- a CDS encoding sigma-54-dependent Fis family transcriptional regulator, translated as MTVLITLTDVEPAVRLNALLEADGVKTFVVSPMDDLPREIKRAKPDVIVFTGALLDPQTLGLVRDQLWGGASVIGLADVGDPAVEQRLRSLGFAEVLNKPVSPDALRASVHALLERQRITRETGLWGESEAVRQVLVQVAQMAPVSSTVLIEGESGTGKELVARAIARMSPRRNKPFIAVNVGALPETLLESELFGHEKGAFTGAAERRIGRFELATGGTLFLDEIGEIPSSTQVKLLRVLEEREVTRVGGTQSIPVDVRVVAATNRPLQESVERGQFRADLFYRLNVLRIYLPPLRERRGDIPLLVRRFVQEFSEEHDREFHGISAEAMQALVSYAWPGNVRELRNLIESMVVLATGREIGIADIPAQIRETGADRLLPVPIGPIVREEGRAEGRELEFIVRSLVEMKLQLEELRRRVDEDRVVIAQVAGGMSAGSAQGFGPGREVLGGGMVAVPGWGAPAGGVEPMGLSTLPTR; from the coding sequence ATGACCGTCCTCATCACGCTGACCGACGTCGAACCCGCCGTCCGCCTCAATGCGCTCCTCGAGGCCGACGGGGTCAAGACGTTCGTCGTGAGCCCGATGGACGACCTGCCACGCGAGATCAAGCGCGCCAAGCCGGACGTGATCGTCTTCACCGGCGCGCTGCTCGACCCGCAGACCCTCGGCCTCGTGCGCGACCAGCTCTGGGGCGGGGCGAGCGTGATCGGCCTGGCCGACGTCGGCGACCCCGCCGTCGAGCAGCGCCTGCGCTCGCTCGGCTTCGCCGAGGTGCTCAACAAGCCGGTGAGCCCTGACGCGCTGCGCGCGAGCGTGCACGCGCTCCTCGAGCGGCAGCGGATCACGCGCGAGACCGGGCTCTGGGGCGAGAGCGAGGCGGTGCGCCAGGTGCTCGTGCAGGTGGCGCAGATGGCGCCGGTGTCGAGCACCGTGCTCATCGAGGGCGAGAGCGGCACCGGCAAGGAACTCGTCGCGCGCGCGATCGCGCGGATGAGCCCGCGCCGCAACAAGCCGTTCATCGCCGTGAACGTCGGCGCGCTCCCCGAGACGCTGCTCGAGAGCGAGCTCTTCGGGCACGAGAAGGGCGCGTTCACCGGCGCCGCCGAGCGACGGATCGGCCGCTTCGAGCTCGCGACCGGCGGGACGCTGTTCCTCGACGAGATCGGCGAGATCCCGTCGAGCACGCAGGTGAAGCTCCTGCGCGTGCTCGAGGAGCGCGAGGTGACGCGGGTGGGCGGGACGCAGAGCATCCCCGTCGATGTGCGGGTGGTGGCGGCGACCAACCGTCCGCTGCAGGAGAGCGTGGAGCGGGGGCAGTTCCGCGCCGACCTCTTCTACCGGCTCAACGTGCTGCGGATCTACCTCCCGCCGCTCCGCGAACGCCGCGGCGACATCCCGCTGCTCGTCCGCCGCTTCGTGCAGGAGTTCTCCGAGGAGCACGACCGCGAGTTCCACGGCATCTCGGCCGAGGCGATGCAGGCGCTGGTGAGCTATGCCTGGCCGGGGAACGTGCGCGAGCTGCGCAACCTGATCGAGAGCATGGTCGTGCTGGCGACCGGCCGCGAGATCGGGATCGCCGACATCCCCGCGCAGATCCGGGAGACCGGGGCCGACCGATTGCTTCCCGTGCCGATCGGTCCGATCGTGCGCGAGGAGGGTCGGGCCGAGGGTCGGGAGCTGGAGTTCATCGTCCGGAGCCTGGTGGAGATGAAGCTCCAGCTCGAGGAGCTGCGGCGCCGGGTGGACGAGGACCGGGTGGTGATCGCGCAGGTGGCCGGGGGGATGTCGGCCGGCTCGGCGCAGGGGTTCGGCCCCGGGCGGGAGGTGCTGGGGGGCGGGATGGTGGCGGTGCCCGGGTGGGGAGCGCCGGCCGGCGGGGTGGAGCCGATGGGGCTTTCGACCCTCCCAACACGGTGA
- a CDS encoding AAA family ATPase, producing MIEVRTLGAAEIVVGRKRLTPKTEGLFALAVYLCVRAGEPSSRDALCEMFWPGSDPVKARHNLRQMLYRLRQAGIETLEDGDLISIPASSVRCDLTGLAEKNPALTVDDYSEQAATFLPHFDPQLAGEYARWLEQVRASVATRFRAATLRKVALARSEGRWPEVERLADLLLLSDPLNEEGTLAKAESIAMTGSKAIAVELLDRYVDELGDLSNRIAFPAMVLRRRITDRVVDRNARSASHVPLVGRAHPMRRLTALIEQAVGGNGGSLVLHGAPGIGKSRLCEEISNYAILKGFRAVAVRADDARADLPLGLAVATASAFHDLPGAAAADPAAMALVRRLVENATSANSDIVGSAANISLDQIAWALATVALSVAEEGPVFVHFDDLHNADPASLVAIQHLLALRHRAPLVAVGTARSHWIAESSDSGAGRLTAARIHIPPLTLDESRELAASFANSTSRALSAEDGERLALIGGGNPLFIKELTAHTPDALETGARTLTLTSLIEERCALLSQSQVRLLRLILLLGPFATPPRLFALSRAGAAPVSTDVEALENDGLLSLSTEGILGLHECWREAVDHEMPRATRAALAYECAHELTTAPVNAVGPQSEWHLGHLFSIAGSRSEAIACFSGSGARLVSIGLPALGAQAFTKALDLANDPSDVARISIDLAAAQLGADQSAAAVLSCQAGLRSLPRHSENYAARRAEAIAILAEAKWRAHNGALEEIDELLALSHDRAVPAEQRHRCANVGIRIACNHDRSLAKQFLSSSHDAAVDESTEWLQLWTQLIFEAEFGTPIAVRLLVDRLSSPELPLLVGHNRAVVLRHAAVAMRIVGDVERAVELARSSVAVALDAGVPSAAASAALGLAFGYLDAGVPEEAKNWIDRAQHWSEGVMSDERDRALRHAAARYLTAVGQCSEAVRLYSDRCESVFDDVMSQRRAVESACIALAAAQSGNRSLALRALETAEKGVRESAAHWALDSAADSVVAALRALGFDGRADALRADYLVRRTTNRQGPIASAFLELRRHAC from the coding sequence GTGATCGAGGTTCGGACGCTTGGGGCGGCAGAGATCGTGGTCGGGCGGAAGCGCCTGACGCCGAAGACGGAGGGGCTGTTCGCGCTTGCGGTCTACCTGTGCGTGCGGGCGGGGGAGCCGTCGTCGCGGGATGCGTTGTGCGAGATGTTCTGGCCGGGGTCGGATCCGGTCAAGGCGAGGCACAATCTGCGGCAGATGTTGTATCGGTTGCGGCAGGCGGGGATTGAGACGTTGGAGGACGGTGACCTCATCTCCATTCCCGCCAGCTCGGTGCGATGCGACCTCACAGGTTTGGCAGAGAAGAACCCCGCACTGACGGTTGATGACTACTCGGAACAAGCGGCGACCTTCCTTCCGCACTTCGATCCCCAGCTCGCGGGGGAGTACGCCCGCTGGCTTGAGCAAGTACGCGCCTCCGTCGCGACACGCTTCCGCGCAGCAACACTGCGCAAGGTCGCCTTGGCACGTTCCGAAGGGCGTTGGCCCGAGGTCGAGCGCTTGGCTGACCTCCTGCTCCTATCCGATCCGCTCAACGAGGAGGGGACGCTTGCGAAGGCGGAGAGCATCGCGATGACCGGATCGAAAGCCATTGCAGTCGAACTGTTGGACAGGTATGTCGACGAGCTCGGCGACCTCTCCAATCGCATTGCGTTCCCTGCGATGGTACTGCGCCGGCGCATAACGGATCGGGTAGTGGACCGGAACGCACGCTCGGCATCGCACGTGCCACTTGTTGGTCGGGCGCATCCGATGCGCCGTCTCACGGCATTGATCGAGCAGGCCGTGGGGGGAAATGGTGGCTCCTTGGTACTCCACGGGGCCCCCGGCATCGGCAAGTCGCGACTCTGCGAGGAAATCAGCAACTACGCGATCCTCAAGGGGTTCCGAGCAGTCGCCGTTCGAGCGGATGACGCGCGCGCCGACCTGCCCCTGGGACTCGCAGTCGCGACAGCATCCGCGTTCCATGACCTACCCGGCGCCGCCGCCGCCGATCCTGCCGCGATGGCTCTTGTTCGTCGCCTCGTTGAGAACGCCACCTCAGCAAACTCAGACATCGTTGGATCTGCCGCGAACATCTCTCTGGACCAGATCGCATGGGCTCTCGCGACGGTGGCGCTCTCAGTCGCCGAGGAAGGCCCTGTGTTCGTCCACTTCGACGACCTTCACAATGCAGACCCCGCTTCCCTGGTCGCGATCCAGCACCTTCTTGCACTGCGGCATCGAGCTCCTCTCGTTGCTGTTGGCACTGCACGCTCGCACTGGATAGCCGAAAGTTCCGACTCCGGTGCGGGTCGTCTGACCGCGGCTCGCATCCACATCCCCCCACTGACTCTCGACGAGTCACGCGAGCTGGCGGCGTCCTTTGCCAACTCTACTTCACGGGCTCTCTCGGCTGAGGACGGCGAGCGACTCGCGCTCATTGGGGGCGGCAACCCACTCTTCATCAAGGAACTCACGGCGCACACACCTGACGCACTCGAGACGGGCGCGCGAACACTCACGCTGACATCCCTTATCGAGGAGCGTTGCGCACTACTAAGCCAGAGCCAGGTTCGCCTACTTCGGCTCATTCTTCTCCTAGGACCCTTTGCGACGCCGCCGAGACTATTCGCTCTTTCGCGAGCGGGCGCTGCGCCCGTGAGCACCGATGTTGAGGCGCTCGAGAACGACGGCCTGCTGTCGCTTTCCACCGAAGGCATCCTCGGCCTTCACGAATGTTGGCGCGAAGCGGTCGACCACGAGATGCCGCGGGCCACCAGAGCCGCTCTTGCGTACGAATGCGCACACGAGCTCACCACCGCACCTGTCAATGCCGTCGGCCCCCAGAGCGAGTGGCATCTTGGCCACCTCTTCTCAATCGCTGGCAGCCGCTCGGAGGCGATCGCCTGCTTCAGCGGTTCCGGCGCACGGCTCGTTTCGATCGGACTTCCAGCCCTCGGGGCACAGGCATTCACAAAGGCACTTGACCTTGCGAACGACCCATCCGACGTCGCAAGAATCAGCATTGACCTCGCCGCAGCACAACTGGGCGCCGATCAGTCAGCCGCCGCCGTCCTGTCTTGCCAAGCCGGACTGCGCTCCTTGCCTCGTCACTCGGAGAACTATGCCGCGCGTCGCGCGGAAGCCATCGCAATCCTAGCAGAAGCAAAATGGCGAGCGCACAACGGTGCTCTCGAAGAAATCGACGAGCTTCTTGCGCTCTCCCATGACCGTGCGGTTCCTGCTGAACAGAGACACCGATGCGCCAACGTTGGCATCCGCATCGCGTGCAACCATGATCGCTCCCTCGCGAAACAGTTTCTCTCTTCCTCACACGACGCAGCGGTCGACGAATCGACTGAGTGGCTTCAGTTGTGGACACAGTTGATCTTCGAGGCGGAGTTTGGTACACCGATCGCCGTACGCCTTCTGGTAGACCGACTGAGTTCTCCGGAGCTTCCACTATTGGTCGGCCACAATCGCGCGGTGGTCCTACGACACGCTGCAGTGGCCATGCGCATCGTCGGTGATGTGGAGCGCGCGGTTGAACTCGCGCGCAGTTCAGTTGCGGTGGCGCTCGACGCAGGCGTTCCCTCGGCCGCCGCCAGCGCGGCATTGGGCTTGGCATTCGGGTACCTCGACGCCGGGGTCCCCGAAGAAGCGAAGAACTGGATCGATCGGGCGCAACACTGGAGCGAGGGCGTGATGAGCGATGAACGAGATCGAGCTCTCCGGCACGCGGCCGCTCGGTACCTAACTGCAGTGGGGCAGTGCAGCGAAGCAGTTCGTCTCTACTCAGATCGGTGCGAGAGCGTCTTCGATGACGTCATGAGTCAGAGGCGTGCAGTCGAGTCAGCCTGCATTGCACTGGCTGCTGCCCAATCGGGGAACCGATCTCTGGCCCTCAGGGCACTTGAGACGGCGGAGAAAGGGGTCCGGGAATCCGCAGCGCACTGGGCACTGGACTCCGCAGCAGACTCAGTAGTCGCGGCACTGCGGGCGCTTGGGTTCGACGGCCGCGCGGACGCTCTTCGCGCCGACTATCTCGTTCGCAGGACCACTAATCGTCAAGGTCCGATAGCGTCCGCCTTCCTCGAACTCCGCCGACACGCGTGCTAG
- a CDS encoding AarF/ABC1/UbiB kinase family protein, with translation MHTLRIVLALGPFVISLLRDRRRWLWWGGPLPRTPAFHRARAEALVSRIAHLGPTFVKLAQVFASRADLIPEPYLSTLGKLTDQVPPVSWDAIRAQIVAAYHMEPERVFESIDPVPVAAASLGQVHRARWQGRDVAVKVLRPGIEQMVARDLVSARAITAWAARRWPSPHILGFQSLVEEFAARISEEMDFRLEGEYASEVRANFVSNPRVVIPEIMHELTRQRVLVLEFIEGQRVDKLVPGSVNAGRLAGLVMEVYVQMMLVDGLFHADPHPGNLLLSPDGRLVLLDFGMMVRVPPELRLKLIRTVFASIRRDPAAVMEGFYALGLIAPGADPTEIARLAELLVAMASTRSTTQQRIETMLADRVMQSLYDFPVILPRDLVYFARTAALIEGVGTRYDAYFNAVEIGTPVVMRMRSRILRSLGEEVEPSVEELASVAGFAAGRAWRVAREWLGSWVPPAVRERIAP, from the coding sequence GTGCACACCCTCCGGATCGTCCTCGCCCTCGGGCCCTTCGTCATCTCCCTGCTCCGCGACCGGCGCCGCTGGCTCTGGTGGGGCGGTCCGCTGCCGCGCACGCCGGCGTTCCACCGGGCGCGGGCGGAGGCGCTGGTGTCGCGGATCGCGCACCTCGGACCGACGTTCGTGAAGCTCGCGCAGGTCTTCGCGTCGCGCGCGGACCTCATCCCGGAGCCGTACCTCTCCACGCTCGGCAAGCTCACCGACCAGGTGCCGCCGGTGTCGTGGGACGCCATCCGCGCGCAGATCGTCGCGGCGTACCACATGGAGCCGGAGCGCGTGTTCGAGTCGATCGACCCGGTGCCGGTGGCCGCGGCCTCGCTCGGCCAGGTGCACCGCGCGCGGTGGCAGGGGCGCGACGTCGCGGTGAAGGTGCTGCGGCCGGGGATCGAGCAGATGGTCGCGCGCGACCTCGTCTCGGCGCGCGCGATCACGGCCTGGGCGGCGCGGCGGTGGCCGAGCCCGCACATCCTCGGCTTCCAGTCGCTCGTGGAGGAGTTCGCGGCGCGGATCAGCGAGGAGATGGACTTCCGGCTCGAGGGCGAGTACGCGAGCGAGGTGCGCGCGAACTTCGTCTCCAACCCGCGCGTGGTCATCCCGGAGATCATGCACGAGCTCACGCGGCAGCGGGTGCTCGTGCTCGAGTTCATCGAAGGGCAGCGCGTGGACAAGCTGGTGCCGGGGAGCGTGAACGCGGGACGGCTCGCGGGGCTCGTGATGGAGGTCTACGTGCAGATGATGCTCGTGGACGGGCTCTTCCACGCCGACCCGCACCCGGGGAACCTGCTGCTCTCCCCCGACGGGCGGCTCGTGCTGCTCGACTTCGGGATGATGGTGCGGGTGCCGCCGGAGCTGCGGCTCAAGCTCATCCGCACGGTCTTCGCGAGCATCCGGCGCGACCCGGCCGCGGTGATGGAGGGCTTCTACGCGCTCGGGCTCATCGCGCCCGGCGCCGACCCGACGGAGATCGCGCGGCTGGCCGAACTGCTCGTGGCGATGGCGAGCACGCGCAGCACCACGCAGCAGCGGATCGAGACGATGCTCGCCGACCGCGTGATGCAGTCGCTCTACGACTTCCCGGTGATCCTGCCGCGCGACCTCGTCTACTTCGCGCGCACGGCGGCGCTCATCGAGGGCGTGGGGACGCGCTACGACGCGTACTTCAACGCGGTGGAGATCGGGACGCCGGTGGTGATGCGGATGCGGAGCCGGATCCTGCGGTCGCTAGGCGAGGAGGTGGAGCCGAGCGTGGAGGAGCTGGCGTCGGTGGCGGGCTTCGCGGCGGGGCGCGCCTGGCGCGTGGCGCGGGAGTGGCTGGGCTCGTGGGTGCCCCCCGCCGTGCGGGAGCGGATCGCGCCGTGA
- a CDS encoding MoxR family ATPase, translated as MSDHPHRSPVSQQTQTDQRDLELLARLAKARGEIAAQIGQRIVGQHEIVDNMISAILGGGHVLLVGVPGLAKTLLIQTIAQALDMEFSRIQFTPDLMPSDITGTELLEEDHGTGKRSFIFSKGPVFGNIVLADEINRAPPKTQAALLQAMQEKTVTVAGKTYVPPDPFFVLATQNPIEQEGTYHLPEAQLDRFMYELRMGYPSVDEEEMIVSSTTGVMKGDVKPVLPAETIREMQRLVRRIPAPPSLVSYAVGLARATRPDDPSATALVKKYVSFGAGPRAGQNLVLGAKSRAAMDGRSVPDLEDVDAVAFSVLRHRVVMNFQAEAEGVGIEKVLALGGRGRKG; from the coding sequence ATGAGCGACCATCCGCACCGGAGTCCCGTGTCCCAGCAGACCCAGACAGACCAGCGTGACCTCGAGCTGCTCGCCCGCCTCGCCAAGGCGCGTGGCGAGATCGCGGCGCAGATCGGCCAGCGGATCGTCGGGCAGCACGAGATCGTCGACAACATGATCTCGGCCATCCTCGGCGGCGGCCATGTGCTGCTGGTGGGCGTGCCGGGGTTGGCGAAGACGCTGCTGATCCAGACCATCGCGCAGGCGCTCGACATGGAGTTCTCGCGCATCCAGTTCACGCCCGACCTCATGCCGAGCGACATCACCGGCACCGAGCTGCTCGAGGAGGACCACGGGACGGGCAAGCGCTCGTTCATCTTCTCGAAGGGTCCGGTGTTCGGGAACATCGTCCTCGCCGACGAGATCAACCGCGCCCCACCGAAGACGCAGGCCGCGCTGCTGCAGGCGATGCAGGAGAAGACGGTGACGGTGGCCGGCAAGACGTACGTCCCGCCCGACCCGTTCTTCGTGCTCGCGACGCAGAACCCGATCGAGCAGGAAGGCACGTACCACCTCCCCGAGGCGCAGCTCGACCGCTTCATGTACGAGCTGCGGATGGGCTATCCGAGCGTGGACGAGGAGGAGATGATCGTCTCCTCGACGACGGGCGTGATGAAGGGCGACGTGAAGCCGGTGCTCCCGGCGGAGACCATCCGCGAGATGCAGCGCCTGGTGCGCCGCATCCCGGCGCCGCCGTCGCTCGTGAGCTACGCGGTGGGCCTGGCGCGCGCGACGCGTCCGGACGACCCGAGCGCGACGGCGCTGGTGAAGAAGTACGTCTCGTTCGGCGCCGGCCCGCGCGCCGGCCAGAACCTTGTGTTGGGCGCCAAGAGCCGCGCGGCGATGGACGGCCGCAGCGTGCCCGACCTCGAGGATGTGGATGCCGTCGCGTTCTCCGTGCTCCGACACCGCGTGGTGATGAACTTCCAGGCGGAGGCGGAAGGAGTGGGGATCGAGAAGGTGCTCGCGCTCGGGGGACGGGGCCGGAAGGGCTGA
- a CDS encoding HD-GYP domain-containing protein has product MSEKRLSTIVTMVAIGAFSSAVAVLLLSAAPDARHWEAAGFFIMLGLLASALGYQTSAATTGNIGFLPYLSVALVAPNAAAVATVLVGVSGAELIARRAPLKAIFNVSQFVFAQAIAIVAYLLVGGESVLDARPSLVALSVLVGSFLSLNKLAVSTVIAISAGRDTRSTWYRHMQSSIIYDLLAFPLIYVFAEVYVRGGALVAAALALPMLGVRQLYKTNVALEKMNEELLQLMVAAIEARDPYTSGHSQRVSRFARVIARASGMSGKQVDRIAIAALLHDVGKIHEEFAPILRKPGRLTDAEFEIMKSHPEKGARLIGKVTHFLDLVPLVEAHHESWHGRGYPKRLKEDEIPIGARIIALADTIDAMSTSRPYREALGPDIVRAEIAAESGRQFDPQLCEAILLPVAWAEVVREIRIATTEYPVAPSRSDVIQITAASRNSSRA; this is encoded by the coding sequence ATGAGTGAGAAACGGCTAAGCACGATCGTAACGATGGTCGCAATCGGCGCCTTCTCGTCGGCGGTTGCGGTGCTTCTCTTGTCGGCTGCGCCCGATGCGCGCCACTGGGAAGCGGCCGGATTCTTCATCATGCTCGGCCTGCTCGCCTCGGCGCTGGGGTATCAGACCTCTGCTGCCACGACGGGGAACATCGGGTTCTTGCCGTATCTGAGCGTTGCTCTAGTGGCGCCGAACGCGGCAGCAGTCGCCACGGTGCTCGTCGGTGTGTCCGGAGCTGAGCTAATTGCTCGCCGCGCGCCGTTGAAGGCCATCTTCAACGTCTCACAGTTCGTCTTCGCCCAGGCAATTGCGATCGTCGCATACCTGTTGGTAGGAGGCGAGTCGGTGCTCGACGCGCGACCGTCGCTGGTCGCCCTGTCGGTGCTTGTCGGCTCATTCCTGAGTCTCAACAAGCTCGCCGTTAGCACGGTTATCGCTATCTCGGCTGGTCGCGACACGCGGTCGACCTGGTATCGACACATGCAGTCGTCGATCATCTACGATCTGCTTGCGTTCCCCCTGATCTACGTCTTTGCAGAGGTGTATGTGCGCGGCGGCGCACTCGTTGCTGCGGCGCTCGCTCTCCCGATGCTCGGTGTGCGACAGCTCTACAAGACAAATGTCGCGCTGGAGAAGATGAACGAGGAGCTGTTGCAGTTGATGGTCGCCGCAATCGAAGCGCGAGATCCGTACACGTCTGGGCACTCGCAACGAGTCTCGCGGTTCGCGCGTGTAATCGCTCGAGCGTCCGGAATGAGCGGAAAGCAAGTCGATCGGATCGCCATCGCTGCGCTGTTGCACGACGTCGGAAAGATTCACGAAGAGTTCGCGCCTATCCTTCGAAAGCCGGGACGCTTGACCGACGCCGAGTTCGAGATCATGAAATCTCACCCGGAGAAAGGGGCGCGGCTCATCGGAAAGGTCACGCACTTCCTCGACCTCGTACCACTCGTCGAAGCTCACCACGAATCGTGGCACGGTCGCGGCTATCCCAAGCGCCTGAAGGAAGACGAGATTCCCATCGGTGCGCGCATCATTGCGCTCGCGGACACCATTGACGCGATGAGCACCTCACGTCCTTATCGCGAGGCACTCGGTCCCGACATCGTGCGCGCGGAGATTGCCGCAGAGAGCGGGAGGCAGTTCGATCCTCAGCTGTGCGAAGCTATTCTCTTGCCTGTCGCATGGGCGGAAGTGGTGCGCGAGATTCGGATCGCGACAACCGAGTACCCGGTGGCGCCGTCGCGATCCGATGTCATTCAGATCACGGCAGCGTCGCGCAACTCATCTCGCGCCTGA
- a CDS encoding YdeI/OmpD-associated family protein, whose product MNPTFFATAAAFGRWLATHHASATELWVGYHKVGTGTPSMTWPESVDEALRYGWIDGLRKSHTPESYVIRFTPRKRTSIWSAVNIRKVEALLAAGRMTPAGMRAWEARTPERSEVYAFERKAATLSADELSAFRKRSKAWKFWEAQPAGYRRVAAHWVSSAKRPETRAKRFATLLADSAAGLRIASQRRTPR is encoded by the coding sequence GTGAATCCGACCTTCTTCGCCACGGCGGCCGCGTTCGGGCGCTGGCTCGCGACGCACCATGCGAGCGCGACCGAACTCTGGGTGGGCTACCACAAGGTCGGCACGGGCACGCCGAGCATGACCTGGCCGGAGTCGGTGGACGAGGCGCTCCGCTACGGGTGGATCGACGGCCTCCGGAAGTCGCACACGCCGGAGTCGTACGTGATCCGCTTCACGCCGCGGAAGCGGACGAGCATCTGGAGCGCGGTGAACATCCGGAAGGTCGAGGCGCTCCTCGCCGCAGGGCGGATGACGCCGGCGGGGATGCGGGCCTGGGAGGCGCGCACGCCGGAGCGGTCGGAGGTCTATGCCTTCGAGCGCAAGGCGGCCACGCTCTCGGCTGACGAACTGTCCGCCTTCCGAAAGCGGTCCAAGGCGTGGAAATTCTGGGAGGCGCAGCCCGCCGGCTATCGCCGGGTCGCGGCCCACTGGGTGTCGAGCGCCAAGCGCCCCGAGACCCGCGCCAAACGGTTCGCCACGCTCCTCGCCGACTCGGCGGCCGGACTGCGGATCGCCTCACAGCGGAGAACCCCGAGATGA
- a CDS encoding sigma-70 family RNA polymerase sigma factor: protein MAFPPDIQVEALAPTFSPDPHATGSPEDRTECRHPVGRRRVARGARRDPDRHPPGTPTETPVEAERRFVEAYDRLYGRLRDYAARFLDRDAAEDAVGEAMSDLWTRWARLTPEQRTDQYIFGVVHHVVVDTLKAQAPRVSLADAEEEIDAQTMSATEQPTRVYTAADVLDLALAVMPRQRREVLRRIHEERRSYKDVAVALGLSVGTINTHYRLAMEDLRRAFTRAGFRIDDLKSARLLTSKVAAFPDGPVPRLRAS, encoded by the coding sequence TTGGCCTTCCCGCCAGATATACAAGTAGAGGCACTCGCTCCAACCTTTTCCCCAGACCCCCATGCGACCGGCTCGCCAGAAGACCGAACGGAATGCCGCCATCCAGTTGGTCGGCGGCGCGTCGCCAGGGGGGCTCGCCGAGACCCGGACCGACACCCCCCCGGGACGCCGACCGAGACCCCGGTTGAGGCGGAGCGGCGCTTCGTCGAGGCGTACGACCGGCTGTACGGACGTCTCCGGGACTACGCGGCGCGCTTCCTCGATCGCGACGCCGCCGAGGACGCCGTCGGGGAGGCGATGTCGGACCTCTGGACCCGGTGGGCGAGGCTCACACCCGAGCAGCGGACGGACCAGTACATCTTCGGCGTCGTGCACCACGTCGTGGTCGACACGCTCAAGGCTCAGGCCCCGAGAGTCTCGCTGGCCGATGCCGAAGAGGAGATCGACGCGCAGACCATGTCGGCCACCGAGCAGCCGACGCGCGTCTACACGGCCGCCGACGTCCTCGACCTTGCCCTCGCGGTCATGCCGCGGCAGCGCCGGGAGGTCCTACGCCGCATCCATGAGGAGCGCCGCAGCTACAAGGACGTCGCCGTCGCCCTAGGCCTGAGCGTCGGCACGATCAACACGCACTACCGGCTGGCGATGGAGGATCTCCGCCGCGCCTTCACCCGCGCCGGCTTCCGCATCGACGACCTCAAGTCCGCCCGCCTGCTCACCTCCAAGGTGGCCGCCTTCCCCGACGGCCCGGTACCTCGACTCCGCGCGAGCTGA
- the gcvT gene encoding glycine cleavage system aminomethyltransferase GcvT codes for MSDASTGPLKRTPFFDLHVAAGAKMVAFAGFEMPIQYPGGITAEHNIVRNGCGVFDVSHMGEFIIKGKQAIDFVTYVTTNDVAALADGQVHYSGILTEQGTFVDDCLVYRYAADHLMMVVNGSNKDKDLKHIQQYVGRFDCVLTDVSDDIGLLAVQGPKAQEILQAMTPKALDEIKYYWFTETTVAGIPMTLSRTGYTGEDGFELYHDVKHSAQLWKALMDTGRIQPVALGCRDSLRLEMGMALYGNDIDDTYTPLDAGLGWLVKMKKGDFVGRAALEAQKAAGVPRKLVGFTFTEKAIPRHGYPVFVNGAQSGVVMSGIMSPSVGCGLGTAYVPAAHAKEGNTLEVEIRGKRVVGTITGFPFWKRGTVKR; via the coding sequence ATGTCCGACGCCTCGACCGGCCCGCTCAAGCGGACCCCCTTCTTCGACCTCCACGTCGCCGCGGGCGCCAAGATGGTCGCCTTCGCCGGCTTCGAGATGCCCATCCAGTACCCGGGCGGCATCACCGCCGAGCACAACATCGTCCGCAATGGCTGCGGCGTGTTCGACGTGAGCCACATGGGCGAGTTCATCATCAAGGGGAAGCAGGCGATCGACTTCGTCACCTACGTGACGACCAACGACGTCGCCGCCCTCGCCGACGGGCAGGTCCACTACTCCGGCATCCTCACCGAGCAGGGCACCTTCGTGGACGACTGCCTCGTCTACCGCTACGCCGCCGACCACCTGATGATGGTCGTGAACGGCTCCAACAAGGACAAGGACCTCAAGCACATCCAGCAGTACGTCGGCCGCTTCGATTGCGTCCTCACCGACGTGAGCGACGACATCGGCCTCCTCGCCGTGCAGGGCCCGAAGGCGCAGGAGATCCTGCAGGCGATGACGCCCAAGGCGCTCGACGAGATCAAGTACTACTGGTTCACCGAGACCACCGTCGCCGGCATCCCGATGACCCTCTCGCGCACCGGCTACACCGGCGAGGACGGCTTCGAGCTCTACCACGACGTGAAGCACTCGGCGCAGCTCTGGAAGGCGCTCATGGACACCGGCCGCATCCAGCCCGTCGCCCTCGGCTGCCGCGACTCGCTGCGCCTGGAGATGGGGATGGCGCTCTACGGCAACGACATCGACGACACCTACACCCCGCTCGACGCCGGACTCGGCTGGCTCGTGAAGATGAAGAAGGGCGACTTCGTCGGCCGCGCCGCGCTCGAAGCGCAGAAGGCCGCCGGCGTCCCCCGCAAGCTCGTCGGCTTCACCTTCACCGAGAAGGCGATCCCGCGGCACGGCTACCCGGTGTTCGTGAACGGCGCGCAGAGCGGCGTGGTGATGAGCGGCATCATGTCGCCGAGCGTCGGCTGCGGACTCGGCACCGCGTACGTGCCGGCGGCGCATGCGAAGGAAGGGAACACCCTCGAGGTGGAGATCCGCGGCAAGCGGGTGGTGGGGACGATCACGGGGTTCCCGTTCTGGAAGCGCGGGACCGTGAAGAGATGA